One Pecten maximus chromosome 16, xPecMax1.1, whole genome shotgun sequence DNA window includes the following coding sequences:
- the LOC117345009 gene encoding leucine-rich repeat-containing protein 23-like isoform X2: MSDQEDDLGMEEEETQEEGGGEETEAVEQEEAENEQDEDLDEEEKELGEEEEQKEEEEKVPENPLTEEAVAESLSLLCKTGDGLSHAYVRLDVHEKELTNVSILKSFIHLRYVDVSKNNLKDISSLSALTHMLTLKADYNMLSSVRLEEMPFLQVASFNFNKINTLEGVSHPMLEHLCLNNNEITGISGLDEAKLARLHTLELRGNKLKTTGGVHLPNLKNLFMAANTIDKIEDMESLKSLTTFHLRDNQLENLDGFTDQLQLLQYINLRGNNITSVKEQVPKMACLPMLRALVLFENPAHEEDEYRLEVLIGLRKLERLDKDEYSEEERNEAEEIYEQRLKEEAERENEDNSDEDD; the protein is encoded by the exons ATGTCTGACCAAGAGGATGATTTAGGCATGGAGGAAGAGGAAACCCAAGAAGAGGGCGGAGGAGAAGAAACGGAGGCAGTTGAACAGGAAGAGGCAGAAAATGAACAAGATGAAGATCTTGACGAAGAGGAAAAGGAACTTGGAGAGGAAGAAGAACagaaagaagaagaagag AAAGTGCCAGAAAATCCACTGACAGAAGAAGCTGTAGCAGAAAGTCTTTCACTCCTGTGTAAAACAGGGGATGGATTATCCCACGCTTATGTCCGCTTGGATGTCCACGAAAA aGAGTTGACAAATGTTAGTATTCTGAAGTCCTTTATTCATCTTCGATATGTGGATGTGagcaaaaataatttaaaagacATTTCATCTCTGAGTGCATTGACACATATGTTGACATTGAAAGCTGATTACAATATGTTAAGTAGCGTCCGCCTGGAGGAAATGCCATTTCTACAAGTTGCTagttttaatttcaacaaaattaacACATTGGAAGGAGTAAGCCACCCGATGCTCGAGCATTTATGTCTCAACA ATAATGAAATCACAGGAATATCAGGTCTGGACGAAGCCAAATTAGCACGCCTCCATACATTGGAGTTACGGGGCAACAAACTTAAAACCACAGGCGGAGTTCACCTTCCAAATCTTAAGAACTTGTTTATG GCTGCAAACACAATAGACAAAATTGAGGATATGGAGTCGCTTAAGAGCCTCACTACGTTCCACCTCAGAGACAACCAACTGGAGAACCTTGATGGCTTCACGGACCAGCTCCAACTCCTCCAGTACATTAACCTTAG AGGAAACAATATCACCTCTGTGAAGGAACAGGTACCGAAGATGGCATGTCTTCCAATGCTCAGGGCCTTGGTGCTGTTTG AGAACCCTGCTCATGAGGAAGATGAGTACAGACTGGAAGTTCTGATCGGGCTTCGGAAGTTGGAACGACTGGACAAAGACGAATACTCCGAGGAGGAGAGGAATGAAGCAGAAGAGATTTACGAACAACGTCTCAAGGAAGAAGCAGAGCGAGAG AACGAGGACAACTCAGATGAGGATGATTAA
- the LOC117345009 gene encoding leucine-rich repeat-containing protein 23-like isoform X1, whose translation MSDQEDDLGMEEEETQEEGGGEETEAVEQEEAENEQDEDLDEEEKELGEEEEQKEEEEKVPENPLTEEAVAESLSLLCKTGDGLSHAYVRLDVHEKELTNVSILKSFIHLRYVDVSKNNLKDISSLSALTHMLTLKADYNMLSSVRLEEMPFLQVASFNFNKINTLEGVSHPMLEHLCLNNNEITGISGLDEAKLARLHTLELRGNKLKTTGGVHLPNLKNLFMAANTIDKIEDMESLKSLTTFHLRDNQLENLDGFTDQLQLLQYINLRGNNITSVKEQVPKMACLPMLRALVLFENPAHEEDEYRLEVLIGLRKLERLDKDEYSEEERNEAEEIYEQRLKEEAEREANGEEQQNED comes from the exons ATGTCTGACCAAGAGGATGATTTAGGCATGGAGGAAGAGGAAACCCAAGAAGAGGGCGGAGGAGAAGAAACGGAGGCAGTTGAACAGGAAGAGGCAGAAAATGAACAAGATGAAGATCTTGACGAAGAGGAAAAGGAACTTGGAGAGGAAGAAGAACagaaagaagaagaagag AAAGTGCCAGAAAATCCACTGACAGAAGAAGCTGTAGCAGAAAGTCTTTCACTCCTGTGTAAAACAGGGGATGGATTATCCCACGCTTATGTCCGCTTGGATGTCCACGAAAA aGAGTTGACAAATGTTAGTATTCTGAAGTCCTTTATTCATCTTCGATATGTGGATGTGagcaaaaataatttaaaagacATTTCATCTCTGAGTGCATTGACACATATGTTGACATTGAAAGCTGATTACAATATGTTAAGTAGCGTCCGCCTGGAGGAAATGCCATTTCTACAAGTTGCTagttttaatttcaacaaaattaacACATTGGAAGGAGTAAGCCACCCGATGCTCGAGCATTTATGTCTCAACA ATAATGAAATCACAGGAATATCAGGTCTGGACGAAGCCAAATTAGCACGCCTCCATACATTGGAGTTACGGGGCAACAAACTTAAAACCACAGGCGGAGTTCACCTTCCAAATCTTAAGAACTTGTTTATG GCTGCAAACACAATAGACAAAATTGAGGATATGGAGTCGCTTAAGAGCCTCACTACGTTCCACCTCAGAGACAACCAACTGGAGAACCTTGATGGCTTCACGGACCAGCTCCAACTCCTCCAGTACATTAACCTTAG AGGAAACAATATCACCTCTGTGAAGGAACAGGTACCGAAGATGGCATGTCTTCCAATGCTCAGGGCCTTGGTGCTGTTTG AGAACCCTGCTCATGAGGAAGATGAGTACAGACTGGAAGTTCTGATCGGGCTTCGGAAGTTGGAACGACTGGACAAAGACGAATACTCCGAGGAGGAGAGGAATGAAGCAGAAGAGATTTACGAACAACGTCTCAAGGAAGAAGCAGAGCGAGAG GCCAATGGAGAAGAACAGCAAAATGAGGATTGA